In the genome of Pseudomonas lalucatii, the window CATGCGCATGCCCATGCACGGGGCGGCGATGTCGACCAGCTCGGCATCCGGGTAGCGGTCGGCCAGCTTGACGCGGTTCTGCAGGTTGATGTGGTCGTATTCGATGCCGATGCGGCGCGCCTTCGGCAGCGCCTGCTGGATGGCGACGAAGTAGTTGTCGCGCTGCCAGTCGGTGTAGACGATGTTGTCGGTGCCGGCGGTGCGGCGCCACGGCTGGCCACCGTCGATGTTGGCGCTGATGCTGACCACCGCGTCCTGGGTCACCACCAGGGCGTAGGGACGACCGAAGGAGCAGAACAGGAAGTCGCTGTAGTAGTTGATGTTGTGGTACGAGGTGAAGACCGCGGCGTCGATGTCCTGGGCGGCCATGTGGGCGCGCAGTTTGGCCTGGCGGTTGGCATACTCCTGGGCGGAGAAGGTGGAGTTGACCTTGTCGCCGTTCTGAATCCGGATCGTCTTGGGCATCTGCATGGCGTGAATCCTTTTTGTTTTCCAGTGACTCGATTCGCCGGTTTGGCGAGCCGTTGGAAAGCATTGCACCAGATGCACTTCTGCCATTTTTGTACGTTTCCGACCCGAAATTGGTCAGATCCGCTGCGCCTGCCTGGCTCGGTTTATTTGTGCAAGGCGCTCCCAAGCCCGGCCTTGGCGATCAGGGCGCTGGCGAGCTTCTCAGCTCGTCCACGCCACTTCCGGGCTCTGTTTAGGCGCCAGCAGGAAAGCCAAGGGCCACAGGTTTCCACTCCCCTTCCCGATTTCCACACGCGCAAAAAAAACCCGTCCTGAGCTGGGACAGGACGGGCAAAAAGGATCGGTTGTCGAGTAGCTCAGTGCACGACCGCGCGCAAGCGTTGCGCACGACCTTGGCGCTCAATGCTGGGAGCTGACCCGAAGTGCTCGCGATAGCACTTGGAAAAATGCTGCGCCGAAACGAAGCCACAACTGGAGGCGATGTCCAGGATCGAAAGGGTCGTCTGCTTCAGCAGCTGGCGTGCCTGCAGCAGTCGCAACTTCAGGTAGTAACGAGACGGCGAACACTGCACGTGCTGGCAGAAGATGCGCTCGAGCTGTCGCCTGGACAGGCCGACAAAGCTGGCCAGCTTTACCAGCTCGATGGGCTCCTCGAGATTCGCTTCCATCAGCCCGATCGCCTCCTGCAACTTCGGTTGGGAGCTGCCCATGGTCTGCCGCAGCGTCAGTCTTTGTGGCACTTGCTCACTGCGAATGCGCTCCAGCACCAGCGTATCGCTGATCGCCTCGGCCAAGACAGGACCATGACTGCGCATGATCAGCTGCAGCATCATGTCTGCCCCGTCGCTGCCGTTCCCCGCGGTGTAGCGGTCACGATCCAGTACGAAATGCCGGGTACTGAGTACGATGCCGGGAAAGGCTTCCTGCATATCGACCCGGTACTCCCAGCTGGTGCAGCATTCATAGCCATCCAGCAGACCGGCGTTGGCCAGAAGCCAACTGCCAGACCCCAGGCTACCCAGGTGGGTGCCTTGATCGGCGTGCCGCTGCAGCAGGCGAATCTGTTCTGGATCGCAGCAGCGCTGGATGTTCTCCGCGCCACAGATGATCAACGCATCCAGATCGTCCTCGGACGTGGCGGCGCCATCCGGCGATACCAGCATGCCGCTGTTGGCGCGCACCGGTCGGCCATCCATCGTCAGGGTTCGCCAGCGATACAGGTCGCTGCCGGAAAACTGATTGGCCCGGCGCAACGGTTCCAGCACCGCGGCCAGCGTGATGAGGCTGAAATTGTCGGTGAGCAAGAAGCCGATCGACTGGATCGCAACCTCTGCCGGCTGCTTCAGCGCCTGGTAAGCGGACATGGGGAAATCTCCTCGGCAACGGCCTGGCAATGGAGCGTCAATCGGCTCACTAACGAATGAATAGCGGGGCTCAGCACTCGACCGCGCTGACCGCCAGGCCACCGCGCGAGGTTTCCTTGTACTTGTCGTGCATGTCGGCACCGGTATCGCGCATGGTGCGGATCACCCGGTCGAGGGAGATAAAGTGCTCGCCATCGCCGCGCAGGGCCATCTGCGCCGCGTTGATCGCCTTCACCGCGGCGATCGCGTTGCGCTCGATGCACGGCACCTGGACCAGGCCGCCGACCGGGTCGCAGGTCAGTCCGAGGTTGTGCTCCAGGCCGATCTCGGCGGCGTTTTCCAGCTGCTCCGGGGTGGCGCCGAGGATCTCGGCCAGGCCCGCGGCAGCCATCGCACAGGCCGACCCGACCTCGCCCTGGCAGCCCACTTCGGCACCGGAGATCGAGGCGTTCTTCTTGCACAGGATGCCCACGGCGGCGGCCGCCAGCAGGTAGTCGACCACGTCGGCCTCGCTCACCGCCGGGCTGAAGCGCACGTAGTAGTGCAGCACCGCCGGGATGATGCCGGCCGCGCCGTTGGTCGGCGCCGTCACCATGCGCCCGCCGGCGGCGTTCTCCTCGTTCACCGCCAGGGCGAACAGGTTGACCCACTCCATGCCGCTCAGGGTCGAGCCGATCACGTTGGGCTTGCTCATCTCCTGCAGGCTGCGGTGCAGCTTGGCGGCGCGGCGCTTGACGTTGAGGCCGCCGGGCAGGATGCCTTCGTGCTTGAGGCCGTTGTCCACGCAGTCGCGCATGGCCTGCCACAGGCGCATCAGGCCGGCGCGGATCTCCGCCTCGCTGCGCCAGGCCTTCTCGTTCTCCATCATCAGCTGGGACACGCGCAGGCCGTGCTGCTTGCACAGGCGCAGCAGCTCGGCGGCGCTGGAGAAGTCATAGGGCAGGCGCGTGCCGTCCTGGTCCA includes:
- a CDS encoding GlxA family transcriptional regulator, with amino-acid sequence MSAYQALKQPAEVAIQSIGFLLTDNFSLITLAAVLEPLRRANQFSGSDLYRWRTLTMDGRPVRANSGMLVSPDGAATSEDDLDALIICGAENIQRCCDPEQIRLLQRHADQGTHLGSLGSGSWLLANAGLLDGYECCTSWEYRVDMQEAFPGIVLSTRHFVLDRDRYTAGNGSDGADMMLQLIMRSHGPVLAEAISDTLVLERIRSEQVPQRLTLRQTMGSSQPKLQEAIGLMEANLEEPIELVKLASFVGLSRRQLERIFCQHVQCSPSRYYLKLRLLQARQLLKQTTLSILDIASSCGFVSAQHFSKCYREHFGSAPSIERQGRAQRLRAVVH
- a CDS encoding L-serine ammonia-lyase, whose product is MAISVFDLFKIGIGPSSSHTVGPMRAAALFVGALRERRLLERVARVEVRLYGSLSATGVGHCSDTAVIMGLMGEWPDSIDPSQIAPRIEALRASGQLQLDGRLAVAFDWQRDMLLLEENLPYHPNAMTLTAFCGEGRELHGDTYYSIGGGFVVDAEQAAAGQLDQDGTRLPYDFSSAAELLRLCKQHGLRVSQLMMENEKAWRSEAEIRAGLMRLWQAMRDCVDNGLKHEGILPGGLNVKRRAAKLHRSLQEMSKPNVIGSTLSGMEWVNLFALAVNEENAAGGRMVTAPTNGAAGIIPAVLHYYVRFSPAVSEADVVDYLLAAAAVGILCKKNASISGAEVGCQGEVGSACAMAAAGLAEILGATPEQLENAAEIGLEHNLGLTCDPVGGLVQVPCIERNAIAAVKAINAAQMALRGDGEHFISLDRVIRTMRDTGADMHDKYKETSRGGLAVSAVEC